ctggtggtcttCAGTCTGTAGAGTCGAAAACAGTCGGACGtgattgaagcaacttggcatgcatgcacattgttcagcaatagataactaatatagAAAGTTTTATAATTGTATAATCAGTGTATAAGTTTATAAGCTAAAATCTGATCAAATcgtttgttttcttctgaaaaagtTGTAGAAAGTCGCAAGACTAAAAGCCCTCTCCTTatgtctctctctgtccctgtctctctccctgtcctctctttctctcttttatggGAATAAACAACTATGATTACACTTTAAGCAGTATATCATAGAGATCAACCACAGGGATTGCAATACTAATTAGATTGCAATACTAATtagaaagaaaacagggaaaaagaattaaaagatgttACTTCGTAAATTAgcctttctttaaacatttgatcTTTGatgatgtatttctttttttggatagTGTATTTCTTATAAACCTGGTGTGTGtgcacttctgtgtgtgtgtgtgtgtgtgtgtgtgtgtgtgtgtgtgtgtgtgtgtgtgtgaacatgctGTGTTTAGTTTAATGCTTGGTCAAACTTTCATTCTTGATGGAGGAATGGAGGGATGGGAGTATTGACATGCAGCTCCAAAATGGCCTATTAGTTAAAATTAGGGATAAAAGACTTTTTGCCCTTGAcgtttatatatactttatactgtttttaaaaatctggtttgCTGTTTTATAATCAGTATTATAATACCCTGTTTTCAGGGTATAGGAATTAGAATTTAAATGTTACTTTGACTCTCTTTCTatcagtgaaatatttttaaatatttgacaaGCAATTATCATAACACATGGTTTCAAACATTTTTGGCTTTCCCAGAGAGTGAACAAAATGTGAAAATGCTCATTTCTTTTGAGGGCAATAAAGCATTTATTATTATCACAAATATGATTAAAATTATGTGGTAGATTCTTATAAATCATGTCACCTTAAAAGTGAAATGGACATTACCAcaatgaaggaagaaaatgcCCTTTCAGAGTGGCATGTCAAAAGGTAAATAAATTAGCCAACTCAAAATGCAGTTTTTTCTTAAAGCATTTTTATCTTCCCATCTTTTGAATGGTTTCTATGCTTATGAACTTCCAGGCCCTTTCTCAGTAACAATCACCAAACGGGCTTGAGCACCTACTGAATACCTTCACCAAGTACTACATAAGAGAAAAgcaacacaaacaaacaaacaaacaagtaggACAAGGTCTCCCATGCTCAAGAAGCACATGATCAAGCAGAAAAGATCAAACATGGAACAGAAATGGTTGAAGTTTGCTTTTACTGAGTAAAGACATGTCCGACTCAACAAGTGCAGATTACTCCtgaattctgaaaaaaattatgCCTAATTATACAGAGATTTTTACCCAGATAAAATATGTTTCTTGATACAATATTGCTTTGCATCTTTGTTCTTGCTATTTCCTTTGCCTAGAATGCCTTTGCCCTCCATCTTCATCTGACGAAATCCTCTCTGTCACTTAAGGCCTAGTTCAAATGCCCCCAATTTCATGAGGCCTAAGCTTATTCCATCTTGACTTATCTGTTGCACTGGAAAAATTAACCTACCCAGGTCTCTGATCTAGAATCCCATGAGTCACACTTCTTTCATCTCTTGATCACTTCTCTTTGGTATCCtttgttgtctctctctctctctctcttttgcaaCTGTGCCTTGAAGATTGAATGTTAGggagttttcattttctgatcCTAATCACCTAAATTCATGTCATCTTCCCAAGGCTTTATCTCCCAGTAATTACCTCTTATACCCTTTTCTTAAGCTCCAGTTCAAGGAAGCTCAATTTCTTGAACTAATTCCTGGACATGTTCTCTTGGATATCACTATCATCTGCAACTCAACTTGTCCAACCTGGACTCATCTTCACCCCTATCCTTTACCCTCACCCCAGTTTCCTTACTTAAAGCCAGAACTGACCATGTCTTCTGAGCTTCCAGGGCTCTAAGTGATGACATCTTCTTTGATTCAATCTCTTCTTTTTCACCTATATCCTGTCAGACAGATCAGGGCTTAGCTCCAATCTCATGGCCTCCATGAAGCCTGTCCTCTCTGCTCCAGGGTCTGGAGTCTGTCACACTCCAAATTTGCCTGCACAGCTCAATTTCTCTCTTGATCAGGAATGGGGCTTCTATAGACATTTAACTGTTTCATAGGCTAAAATGAATGAAGTCTTGTTCTTCACTTGAAATCATTCTCATTTTCATCTCTTCCTACACTTTTACACCTTCCTCTATTTGTTCTTCTCATGTCCTGTCACCTAACTTACAGCCCTAACCCACTAGGTGtcttcccatcaacagtgcacttAACTGCCCTGTGCCAGTTCTTATGCTCACAAAGGATGCCCCTTGTCTTACTTTGTGCTTAGCCAACTCCTCCTTATCTTCTAAGAATGAGATCACTGCCCATCTCAACCAGGAAATCTTCCTGGCTCTTTCAACCCAACTGGAAGCTTCTCCTCTCTGGGAGGGAGTGTTAAGTGTAGGGGAGGAAAATGCATTTTGGAGCTAGTccaacctgggtttgaatcccagtgaTGTTACGTACTAACTGTCTAGCCTCAATTTCTCTGAGACTCAGACTCCTCAtctagaaaacagagaaaataatttttatcttgcAGAGCAGTTGTGAGGATTAGATAAGGTCGTGTGTATAATGTATCAGGCATATGGTAACAACTGTTATTAGCGAGTAGGTCTTGAGTGTCCTCCAAGGCTGATACGTTGCACAGCCCCCGGGGGTGTCTCCACGAATACTGCCCCTTGAGGTTGTCAAGTGCACAACCTGGATGTGTAGTCCAATTCTACTATATCTAGTACCAGTTTGCTATGTTATTTACAGGTGTTTTAGTGTTTAATAATCCATAAGCTTGTGAAGAGAGGATGGGAATGGCAGTCCTCATTTTCTTGTACATAGCCTTGTTTATTGCTACTTTTCTACCCCATTTCTCACCTCTGTCAACTGCCCTCTACCCCAACTATATTGGATTAAACTAATTGTAGTTTCTCTGATGGCTGCATCCCTGATCCTCAGGCCTCTGAACAGGCCCATTCTCTGGGCTAGAATAGCTTCTAGCTCTCTAGGCTTGTTTACTTGTCTTCTCCTGATTAGACCATGTTAGTCTTATTCACCAATGCATGCTCAGCATCTAACATAATACCTGGAACATAGGATGAGGTTGCTAAATGTTGGTTGAATGAACACATTGTTTTCAAGGATTGTTACCTAGTTTTCTTCAAGAAGGGGTAGgagatttttaaatgaacagcTGTGTTTCTTCGATGGCCATGACTGTGATATACTGGGTATTTGTTCCCCCTCCCTAATTTGtatattgaaatcctaacccccagtgtGATAGTATTAGGAGCTGGGAAGATAATTAGGTCATGAGAATTGAGTCTTCATGAATGTGATTAGTGCacttataaaagagacccagaGAACTCACTGTTGAATAAACTGATGTACCTTCCCTTTGCAAGTCTTTGAGAACAGTAATGGATAGCCAGGCTTGGCTGAAAATTTTCTGATCACATAAGTTGGGCAACTTTTCAGAGTACTATCAGTCTGTGACTGAGTATAAGATCTACCCCTTGGCCTCAGTGATACAGAAAAGTGATAGATCAAACTAAGAAGGTATGTGGCTAAGTGCTAAGTTGGGTGGTGTAGAGTTTCAGGGACATGCATAGACAGATGGAGGGATTCACTGGGGGCCCTTAAAGGAGACAGAATTCATCTTAGAGAAGGGACCAGGCACTCAcatttgtaaagcacttagaagaaTGTCTGGTGCATAGTAAAAAGCGTTGTATGTGTTTATGAAATAAGAATGCCCAACTGATATTTCTATGCCAGCAGGATTTTATTTACtcctaaaaatatacaaaaaaattttttttaaaaaagctcattCATGAAATCACCATGAGTTGTTTTTTCTCAAAAGCACACATAGGAGGGTCATAAGAGCTTCTATTTGTCTACTTAGTGATGTGGGGTTCGTCTCTGCCCTCTTTCATTGTAGACACAAGACAGACAATAGCAGTTGGGCCTTTGGCTGAACTGTGACAAGGTGAACACTTCATAGCATGTCTCGCCATTCCGGGTTGTGACCCCTCCGTTGGGGGCTAAGTTCCTGGAGCAGGACGTCGTGAGCCATGGGGAACATAGCGGGGCAGTACATGACACTGGAATCACATACTTAGATGAGGTATGCTTGGAAGTGTAGTATATTTCAGAGCTGTAGAGAACCATGTCCTGAGAGATAGCCTTGGCCCTGATACCACATTCTGTCACACGATAGGTGAATTGGTAGGCATATGGCTGAACATGGTTGGCAGGGCAACCCAGGCCCAAGTGTAACTCATGGAAGTGTACATATACTTCGTTGTTCAACATGAAGGGGTGTACCGTGACCATGAACCAGTCTGTCGAGCACAGTACAGTCATTGGATTTTGTCCGGAACAGGCTGAAAACACAGAGGTGAGGATGATCAGCTCTCTTATCAGCTCGAAAACTTTCATTCTGGCAGCTTATCAGGTAACGACTCTCAGGAAACAGGAAGCTATCTCTTGAGGAGTTCTAGAgcacacaaaaacacaaaagGCAAATCATCATATTTCTTATGGTAAGTTCAAAcatgagcattaaaaaaaaaaaaaaaaggccagggacttccttggtggtccagtggttaagattccttgTGTCCACTGcagggttctattcctggtccaggaactaagatcctgtacgccacagtacagccaaaaaaaaaaagaggccattcctaaagcattgaaaaaaaaagtgaagcaagtagaacttaaatgttctcactgaaaagaaaaaaagctaaacaTGTGAGGTGAGGGATGTGTTTAATTAACTCAATAGGGGGAATTCTTTCACAACGTAAATGTATGTCAAATCAGCACGTTGTACACTTTAAATCTCTTCCAATTTTATTTGtctattatacctcaataaaactgaaaaaaaataagaagcaaaggaaaatatcttTGTGAGAGAGAactgaatttttcattcattGTTGGAACGCATGGGTTTCTAGATAACTACAATGATTTCTTTAAATGACTTTACCATGTTGTTTTGGTATAAAACTTCCTCACATATGCAATGAAAGTCTACACTGATTAGGAGTGGCATTCCTTTGTGTGCAAccccaacaaaaaagaaaacaaaattgttttCATGCCAAACATTAAATAAGGTGACAGACAATAACAGTTTAATTCAAGCTGACAGCACTTTCCTCCTGAAGGCCCCAATGTCCTCCCCTATACCATACTAATGAACTCTTCTCTATTGCCTTCTTTTGGTTAGCAAcaaatttaattaaatgaaaaccCAGCAAGAAATTGTGGTTTACTTCTGACAAACAAGTGGCTCACTTAAAGTGATCAAATGAATGCTTTAAAAATGCCAGCagtggctattgattgtgaaaattaataaacatcttttactcttgtgattatgtaactattactcacttaataccattgtatcatgattggtcaataGAAAAATAATGTAACTCTATATCACCAAAAGTGGGATCTAGTAGAAAAAcctataatcactttttaaaatctggatgcatgtcagaattatcttgaaattttttgaaaatacaaatgttcaggtattgcttttttcttcagagctccagatatgtttctaatcagtagccatgtttaaaaacaactggactatatgatgaccTATCTAGttagtttcactttttctatttcatatccagtactcccatttcatttagtttacatTCTCCAATTtctgcatctcttctttttttttgatattctttctcaagcctttatcaagtgtagtagaaaaaattttctatacatatgtgtaagtatgtacaatatatatattttagaaaacttatgaattcttgcctaactaaaaaaattatgatatcTTGATTCTACTTATTTGACTTAACATGAATAGAaggctagatttctaattaaaaaatagatacacaaTAAGCAACAAAGACTTACTGTAGAGCTTAGgcaactatagtcaatatcttgtaataacctatgatggaaaataatttcagaaataatatatgtgtatttgtataactgaatcactttgctgtgcacctgaaacattgtaagtcaactatacttcaataaaaaaaatatatatatgtctatataaatGCCAGCTATAGCATCATAGGCCATTATAACCAATAGATTCCCTAATATATTCCTCAAGACACTTTGTAAAATAGTGAAAtggcagaaataaaaacataatggTTTTTATTTGGACATTTCCCCATCCGTATTACACATGAAAACTACCAAAAAGTCCCATATTGAAGAAAGCAAGTCATGGGTTTGCAGTTTCCACACTGACTGTCAAGGCATCTCTTAAGGTGTTCTTTGTGGCCATGGCTTGGACCTCATGGAGTCATATGCTTTGCTTGacatacttttattttcactggtcttgtaaatttattttctttttcaataggAAGTTTTGTAGCCATTTCCCAGTCCTATTGCCTTTACCTCCTAAAGAGTGACAGGCAGAGtaataaagaggaaaaaggagtCATGCTAAGAACAAGTGTCTAAAGCACTGCTTCAGAAGGGGTACACatgaagaaagagggaaggaacagGAATATCATCACATATTGTTCAACTcagctttcattttaaaagtgaaaatagaatAAATCAAATAGAAAAGTGACTAAAATTTCCAAGGAAATGTCTATGCAGGGTTTTACTTTTGCTCCTTGATGAGTTAAGTAATCCTTGAGTAAATGAACTCATTTGATCTATTGAGTGTCTActatgtgcccagcactgtgctaAATAGAAAGCATCCCAAGACagttctttcttcccctctttctcAGTTGCAAAAATGCagcttcttcttttcctttgataTTGATGAATTTGCTGTTTTCTTTAATGGCAGAGGAGCCCACTAGCCAGGTCCTGTGGCCTGGAtggaaagttttgtttttatgtcAGCGCTTGATCTGATTGGTGCCCCTGTCTTTCCCTCCCTTGTTACTGACTCCTCATTCTCTTGAGGATATTGAGGTGTAAGGAGAAGCCTAAGAGGTTTACCtggctccttcctttcctctttgttcTGAAATGTCTCTCTTAAGACTATTTTTCGGTTTGTTTTccacaaagcaaaaaaagaaaaaaacaaacagaaaacaacagcCACACCAAACCGAAAACTCAACCCTCTTACGCCTccaaaaaaccaaccaaacaaaatacAATGGTGATGaccacagcaacaacaaaaaccaagtgAATTCTGATGCCAGCTGCTCCTGGATAATGACTCAACAGCTAAATAAACAAGCTACTTGCTCCAGAATGATGTGCATTTGCTGAGGTTGCTTCTGGAAGCTGAGGTCATCGCACCATCACTGCCGTACTACTGTCTTGGTCTCAGGAAGACCACCTTGTCCTGAGCTCACTTTAGGAgagttcttctctctctctctctccctctttcctccttcctacGTCGTCTCACAGTCTGGACCTATTTGCCCTGAACAAAAACTTCCCTTTTAAGTACTTCCTGGAAATAGGCCAGGGAAATAATCCTTCCACTCCAGTTTTGTTGTTCAAACTCCTAAACTGAGACCAAGTTTAAGTCTGTGTTCTCATCCAGAGAGTTAGCCATccatttcttctccttccctcgaGCATCTTTTCtatcttcccttctcctcctttaatCCAAAGAGAATTATAAAAAGCCCAGATTGTCTGAGAAACATTACAGTTGCCCCCCAACCAATCATTTTAGACTACCTCACTCTCACCCCCAACATTAACTTTTTGAATTACATTCACTGAATCAGTCTTGAAGGAAGGGTTTTAGTAAACATCACTGAGTTTGGGAGTTTATTTAGCATAGGACGGAATTTGTTTCCTCTGATTGTCTTGTAACCACAAGATTGCCAGAAGATTGGAGCAATGAATGTGTGTGACAACATAGCTTGGGCtcagataaaactgaaaaatgaagttACTGGGACCTATGTTTAAGACTGCATctctagggactttcctggcggtccagaggttaagactctgtgcctccAATGCCGggggtgctggttcaatccctggttggggaactaagatcccataagctgtgtgtgaccaaaggaagaaaaatggctGCCTCTCTAAGGTGAGAGAGAGGAGTTGGGACATCAGGAGAGAGCAGAAGGCACTTGCTAATGAACTTGCTAAGGCTTAGCTTAATGCCACTCTTGGGGAGTTGCTCTGTTTTGCTGAGTACAGGTCATCAGAACTGGGCAGCCTCCTTTCCCTAATGCCTGCAATTCGCAGGGAAGTTAGAGGGTGTATGTGTGGGAGTGTGGGTGTGAGTTTAGGGATGGTTATAACTCATTCACAACACAGTGTGAATTCATCAGGTCAGCAGCCCTTTCTAACATCCAGCTGAGATGCGCTGGTAGAATGGGATCTTGGACTtgactggggagggagagggtgggcttTGATTACAGGGTGAGGGGGAGCAGAGGAAAAAGAGGGCTGAAGGGCTAAAGATGGGAAGGGGGTGCGAGAAGAGAGGGCTGTGCGGGGATGCCAAATTAGAGCTATTTTTAGCCATAGTTGGGTCTGTGCACAGCATCCCAGGAGCTAAGGGAGTTAAGATTTGGGGAAGAAATAACTGCAGAGAAGGGAACATTCACCCTGGCTTCTTAGAGGAGGTTGGACTGTTAGAAAAGCCGCAAATTATCCCTGTGACATCCCAGAATCTATGAGCTTTGATGCATTTGTATAACCAAACAGGGCTCAGCTATTGGTACTACAGTCCTGAACTGAGCTATAGAGAGGCCAGTAAATCCAGAGCTGTTAATGACACGTGGATGCAAAATGTTTGCTTTCCTTGCAGCTATAGAGTACAGTagctttctgtttttctaaatgtGGTTCATGCATACACAGTTTCCATCAGTTCTTTTAAAAGAGttttcttcctctccccttttaaaaaaatgccctAATAAGCCTAAATCTTAATACatcctttacattaaaaaaaaaaaatgaaacgtTTCATTCTGGGAATATGAACTCTATTTCTTAATGTCTTACAAGAAAGAGATTGAATATTGGTCTAAACAAAGAGCGTTTTTAATCTCAtggaaaagaagatattttttaagAGAGACAAAAGCTGAAGTCTAACTTAGTCTTGTGATGTTGGTGAGCAAATGCAGATGTGTAACACAAATCTCCTTGAAAGCAGACAGGACTTTTGCCTCCTCATCGCCTCTGATGTCGTTAAAGACACATATGAACTCTTTGCATGGGGAATGGGGAGGGGAATTAGCTAAACATTTCCACATCTGGTTTGAGAACAGTTTGGAAAAAGAATTCACTCCATAGGCTCCTGGAAGCTTTTGGGGTcaacagttatttatttttaaaattcagtatacTCATGACAGCAGAGTTATCACTTGTATATTGTTTTCCCAGAATCTTGTTgtcaaaacaaaaggaaacagaggggaaaaggaaaCTCCAAAGCAGTATGCAATTATCTCAGGGAAATATAACTGTCAGGGCATTGATTTGCAGCAGTTTGTTCATGCTCTTGCAGCTgatttgaagaaaaatgaatctGAGTTGGAATAAAAAtccttctaaaaaataaaaacagaagaatcCTAACACTCTGTGGACCCTTTAGTTTAGAAATTCAAATAGTCACATGTTGACTTTGCCCAGCCAACTATCTCAAAGTTTGGGAGCCTTTTAAAATTGAGGCCCAGTTATAAAGAATTACTTGGTTTGCTGCTCTCAAAGAAAGTGAGGATTGTGATTATATTAATGATGTTGAAGTTACATTAAGGTGAGTTAGAAAATTAAATTACTGCTTTTGTAGAACTTACATTTATTCTAAAGAAATCTGGGCCCAGTTTTGTTTTCTAGCCTCATGAAGCAAGCTGTTAAAGTAACCACACATTATTCATTGTTTGGTGAGGAAGAAGAATTATGAACTGCTAATGCTTAACAATGTCCATTCTCTCAACCGAGGAAAACACCTTGACTCAACCCTAGGAAAGATTTCATTCAAATTAAACTGATcattaaaagtgttttttttttccccctctgattctaaaggtggaaacagtggagggaaaaaactatagaaaaattGGGAGATacagaaaaaacagaaagcattctTTGATCTCAAAATGATCATTGTTAAATTTTTAGTTTCTATACTTTTAGTTTTGTAGGGAGCAGAAaagtctatataaatatatatgatccaaagtcatttctggaaaaaaaaaaaggcaaggctttttgaaagctgtttttaatttttgacattGAATTTGAAGGCAATCAAAGCATTATTTTTGTTTGGGCCATCTGGTTTTGTTCTTATAATCTGTTAAGCTATCAAGCATAGTTTAAATGTCATGGTTCATCTCATGCACAAATAAAGGTTGCGAAATAAGTAAGAATCCAAGCTCCTTGTAAGAGAGAGAAGTTTTCGCTGGGTCATAAATTTGGTTACTAAGAGGTGAGGAGTCTGATGTGAAATCAAGTCATAATAAGGGGAAACCATACCCTGACTGAACATAAGCATTTCCAAATAAATATAGAAAGCTGTACTTTGGTGGAAATGGCAAATATCAGGTTATGGGAACCCGTTCCCTTTCATGAAGAGAAGCTGAGTTAGTTCAGTCTTTAAAGTTGAACGAAGGGATGTATTTCATAATTTCCATAAAATGTAAGGAAAATCCCAAATGCGTGCCCCTAATCCAGTTCATGtgttaatttaataatttatttgagTTTGATTTTTTAGAAAATGACACCCTTTGCCACAAAGCCTCAGAGTCCCTTCTCATTTCAAAAGACAAGGTAAGTTTATGTCTGGGCAGAGGTTGCAAGTCCGCAGCAGCATGGCCGCCTTTTTAACCCATTAGTCATCTCTGGAAG
The nucleotide sequence above comes from Capricornis sumatraensis isolate serow.1 chromosome X, serow.2, whole genome shotgun sequence. Encoded proteins:
- the PLAC1 gene encoding placenta-specific protein 1 encodes the protein MKVFELIRELIILTSVFSACSGQNPMTVLCSTDWFMVTVHPFMLNNEVYVHFHELHLGLGCPANHVQPYAYQFTYRVTECGIRAKAISQDMVLYSSEIYYTSKHTSSKYVIPVSCTAPLCSPWLTTSCSRNLAPNGGVTTRNGETCYEVFTLSQFSQRPNCYCLSCVYNERGQRRTPHH